One window of Scylla paramamosain isolate STU-SP2022 chromosome 47, ASM3559412v1, whole genome shotgun sequence genomic DNA carries:
- the LOC135095047 gene encoding uncharacterized protein LOC135095047 produces MERLGRLFALLEEKGIKLNLTKCDLVKQEVKFLGHRVSKDGSTPDQKNLEAIREQAPPKNVKQVRRFIGMCGFYRKFVPNFSKIAMPLTNLMKGDVKFSWTDECQVAFEALKTKLMSTPILASYQPELPLVLVTDASDECVGAVLHQVQPDKSVRPLGYYSKKIRRKIAKATLDQFEILDGVLHYVRETKDGSLNYTVVVPRHLVRKALEVAHDQSGHFGQFKSIKQAEKGCFIGLLLSRM; encoded by the exons ATGGAAAGATTGGGTAGACTGTTCGCCTTGTTAGAGGAGAAAGGTATCAAGCTGAATCTGACTAAGTGCGACTTGGTGAAGCAGGAGGTGAAATTTCTAGGTCACCGAGTTTCTAAGGATGGAAGTACTCCTGATCAGAAAAATCTAGAAGCAATTAGAGAACAAGCTCCACCTAAAAATGTCAAGCAAGTTAGGAGATTTATTGGCATGTGTGGGTTTTATCGGAAATTTGTACCCAATTTTTCAAAGATAGCCATGCCTCTCACAAATCTCATGAAAGGGGATGTAAAGTTCAGTTGGACGGATGAATGTCAGGTTGCATTCGAGGCTCTCAAAACAAAACTTATGTCAACGCCCATTTTGGCTAGTTATCAACCTGAACTTCCTCTGGTCTTAGTCACAGATGCTAGCGATGAGTGCGTAGGAGCGGTACTGCACCAAGTTCAACCTGATAAAAGTGTCCGACCTCTAGGTTACTATTCTAAGAAGATCA GGCGAAAGATTGCTAAGGCAACCCTTGATCAGTTTGAAATTCTGGATGGTGTGTTGCACTATGTTAGAGAGACCAAAGATGGCAGTCTAAATTACACTGTAGTAGTACCCCGACACCTAGTCAGAAAGGCACTAGAAGTTGCTCATGATCAATCAGGACATTTTGGGCAGTTCAAATCCATCAAGCAGGCAGAAAAGGGTTGTTTTATTGGCCTACTATTAAGTCGGATGTAA